The DNA region GCTGAGCGACTCCGGCACGTTCACGATGTACGTGTACTGGCTGCCGGACTGCGTGACGAAGCGGACCGTCGCGGACTCGCCGCCTTCGAGCGCTTCGAGTTCATCGTCTTCCGTGTCGGTGAGTGCGATCTCGACTTCCATCCGGTCGTCCTTCGAGTTCAGGACCGGGATAGAGGAGTCTTCGTCCTTGAGTGTGCTCGTACCGAACTCATTGTTGCTAGCGTCAGCGTCCTGGTCATCGGCGTGTGTAAGCGTAACCTTGCCGTTTGGACCGATGAATTCGATGGTCGCGTCGTTCATGTCGATTTCACCGGCACCCGGCGACTGCATCGTCGTGAACTTCAGCGCCTCGATCACTTCACCATCCGTGTCGACGTCACCAACCGCGCTGGCCACGAGGACCTGGTTGGACACCTGCTCGGTGGAATCGTCACTGGTCGCGG from Haloprofundus halobius includes:
- a CDS encoding archaellin/type IV pilin N-terminal domain-containing protein — protein: MLPFNKDNDRGQVGIETLIIFIAMILVAAVAAGVLINTAGFLQNKASATSDDSTEQVSNQVLVASAVGDVDTDGEVIEALKFTTMQSPGAGEIDMNDATIEFIGPNGKVTLTHADDQDADASNNEFGTSTLKDEDSSIPVLNSKDDRMEVEIALTDTEDDELEALEGGESATVRFVTQSGSQYTYIVNVPESLSSSGGSSVEV